In Pseudoliparis swirei isolate HS2019 ecotype Mariana Trench chromosome 9, NWPU_hadal_v1, whole genome shotgun sequence, a genomic segment contains:
- the hoxc1a gene encoding LOW QUALITY PROTEIN: homeobox protein Hox-C1a (The sequence of the model RefSeq protein was modified relative to this genomic sequence to represent the inferred CDS: inserted 1 base in 1 codon; substituted 1 base at 1 genomic stop codon), whose product MRGRAXSATPSNDYAGXEVIMTSYQELTAEVESSPLFTDCRRAKEVINRDLDCRTHPELGSRDEEREQEAKAASRINTPHPRYSTLSNSCTFLDSPPPPACDTLQGFSAPACPHSSRVPWRCRAQGHGSPGPEYCASNNNETLQSGFGSLAEQIQIYSRNGPEIHVAMGSSAGLDCNVAHMDVSSKTFEWMRVRRSQQRAARMHMTCGFSVVGSDLGAVEAGSSGIFTGDHPTVPSASRISFSTRQLTELEKEFHFNKYLTRARRVEVARALQLSETQVKVWFQNRRMKQKKLQRVGLLSDPGPAAPHSHADTLDTCPSRPSSSTHLPLNS is encoded by the exons ATGAGAGGCCGGGCATGAAGTGCAACCCCGTCCAATGATTATGCAG AAGAGGTGATAATGACTTCCTATCAAGAGTTAACGGCCGAAGTGGAGAGTAGCCCTCTGTTCACGGACTGCCGCCGAGCCAAAGAGGTCATAAACCGGGACCTGGACTGCAGGACGCATCCTGAACTCGGCAGTCGTGATGAGGAGAGGGAACAGGAGGCGAAAGCCGCCTCACGAATTAATACACCGCATCCCCGGTACTCAACTCTCTCCAACAGTTGCACCTTTTTggacagccctcctcctccagcgtgCGATACTCTCCAGGGCTTCTCGGCACCGGCCTGCCCCCACTCGTCCCGCGTCCCCTGGCGGTGCAGGGCGCAGGGGCACGGCTCTCCGGGACCCGAATACTGCGCGTCAAATAACAACGAAACGCTACAATCCGGTTTTGGCTCACTAGCCGAGCAAATTCAAATCTACTCACGTAATGGCCCCGAGATTCACGTCGCCATGGGGAGTTCAGCTGGCTTGGACTGTAACGTGGCGCATATGGATGTAAGCAGTAAAACTTTTGAGTGGATGAGAGTGAGAAGGAGTCAGCAACGGGCGG CCAGGATGCACATGACCTGTGGGTTCAGCGTTGTTGGTTCGGACCTCGGTGCTGTCGAGGCTGGAAGCAGCGGCATCTTCACGGGTGACCATCCCACGGTACCCAGCGCCTCGAGGATCAGCTTTAGCACCAGGCAGCTGACCGAGCTGGAGAAGGAGTTCCACTTCAACAAGTACCTGACGCGGGCCAGGCGGGTCGAGGTCGCCAGAGCCCTGCAGCTCAGCGAGACGCAGGTGAAAGTTTGGTTTCAGAACAGACGAATGAAGCAGAAGAAATTACAGCGAGTCGGGCTGCTCTCCGACCCAGGGCCAGCGGCACCGCATTCACACGCCGACACTTTGGACACGTGCCCCTCTCGACCGTCCTCGTCCACACACCTGCCCCTGAACTCCTGA